From one Streptococcus oralis genomic stretch:
- a CDS encoding S1C family serine protease, whose translation MKHLQKFYKKGVKVLIIILIGFLSGALGSFVTLQLYQKQGNQATNNNSGTVTQTSYKNENSTTQAVNKVKDAVVSIITYSSSSSRQSSVFNADDTNSDSDNQQIASEGSGVIYKKDDKDAYLVTNTHVINGASKVDIRLADGTKVPGEIVGSDTFSDIAVVKISSEKVTTVAEFGDSSQLSVGETAIAIGSPLGSEYANTVTQGIISSLNRNVSLKSEDGQAISTKAIQTDTAINPGNSGGPLVNIQGQVIGITSSKIASNGGTSVEGLGFAIPSNDAQNIIKQLESDGKVTRPALGIQMVNLSNVGASDLRKLNIPSGLTSGVVVRSVQNNMPANGHLQKYDVITKVDDKEIASSTDLQHALYNHAIGDTIKVTYYRNGKEETTSIKLDKNSGDLES comes from the coding sequence ATGAAACACTTACAAAAATTTTACAAAAAAGGAGTTAAAGTTCTAATAATCATTCTAATCGGATTTTTAAGTGGTGCCTTAGGAAGTTTCGTAACATTACAACTTTATCAAAAACAAGGAAATCAAGCTACGAATAATAATTCTGGCACTGTCACTCAAACATCCTATAAAAATGAAAACTCAACCACTCAAGCAGTAAATAAAGTTAAGGATGCTGTTGTCTCAATCATTACTTATTCTTCTTCTAGCAGTAGACAAAGTAGTGTATTTAATGCTGATGACACTAACTCTGATTCAGACAATCAACAAATCGCAAGTGAGGGATCAGGTGTCATCTATAAAAAGGATGATAAAGATGCCTATCTTGTAACTAATACTCACGTTATCAATGGAGCTTCAAAAGTTGATATCCGCTTAGCAGATGGTACCAAGGTTCCTGGTGAAATTGTCGGATCTGATACCTTCTCTGATATTGCTGTCGTTAAAATTTCTTCAGAAAAAGTTACAACAGTGGCAGAATTTGGGGATTCAAGTCAACTTAGTGTTGGAGAAACAGCGATTGCTATCGGTAGTCCTCTAGGTTCAGAATATGCTAATACAGTTACACAGGGGATTATTTCAAGTCTTAATCGAAATGTTTCTCTAAAATCTGAAGATGGTCAAGCTATTTCAACAAAAGCCATTCAAACAGATACAGCCATTAACCCTGGTAACTCTGGTGGTCCACTTGTAAACATTCAAGGACAAGTAATTGGTATTACATCAAGTAAAATTGCAAGTAATGGTGGAACATCTGTAGAAGGTCTTGGTTTTGCAATCCCTTCAAACGATGCACAAAATATCATTAAACAGCTTGAAAGTGATGGTAAAGTGACTCGTCCTGCTCTTGGAATTCAAATGGTCAATCTGTCAAATGTTGGAGCTAGTGATCTTAGAAAACTTAACATTCCAAGTGGCCTCACTTCAGGTGTAGTTGTTCGATCTGTTCAAAACAATATGCCAGCAAATGGACATCTTCAAAAATACGATGTCATTACCAAAGTTGACGACAAAGAGATTGCCTCATCAACAGACCTACAACACGCTCTTTACAATCATGCTATTGGAGATACTATCAAAGTAACCTACTACCGTAATGGTAAGGAGGAAACAACCTCAATTAAACTAGATAAGAATTCTGGTGATTTAGAGTCTTAA
- a CDS encoding ParB/RepB/Spo0J family partition protein, with protein sequence MEKFEMISISEIQKNPYQPRKEFDVEKLKELAQSIKENGLIQPIIVRQSPVIGYEILAGERRYRASLLAGLTSIPAVVKHLSDQEMMIQSIIENLQRENLNPVEEARAYESLVEKGFTHTEIADKMGKSRPYITNFIRLLSLPEYILTEVENGKISQAHARSLVGLDKEQQDYFFQLIKNEDISVRKLEALLTDKKHKKQKKSDSFIKDEENQLKKLLGLSVEIKLSKKDTGKIIISFSSQEEYDRIINSLK encoded by the coding sequence ATGGAAAAATTTGAAATGATTTCTATCTCTGAAATACAAAAGAATCCTTACCAACCTCGGAAAGAATTTGATGTAGAAAAATTAAAGGAATTGGCTCAGTCAATCAAAGAAAATGGGCTAATCCAACCAATCATCGTTCGTCAATCTCCTGTAATTGGTTATGAAATCCTTGCAGGAGAGAGACGATATCGAGCTTCTCTCTTGGCTGGTCTGACCTCTATTCCAGCCGTTGTAAAGCACCTCTCAGATCAGGAAATGATGATTCAGTCAATCATTGAGAATTTGCAGAGAGAAAATTTAAATCCTGTTGAAGAAGCACGCGCCTACGAATCTTTAGTAGAAAAAGGATTTACTCACACTGAGATAGCAGATAAAATGGGGAAATCTCGTCCTTATATCACTAATTTTATTCGTTTGCTTTCCCTACCAGAATATATCTTAACTGAAGTAGAAAATGGAAAAATTTCTCAAGCGCATGCACGTTCACTTGTTGGTTTGGATAAAGAGCAGCAAGACTATTTCTTCCAACTAATCAAAAATGAAGATATTTCTGTGAGAAAGTTAGAAGCACTTCTTACAGATAAAAAACACAAGAAGCAAAAAAAAAGTGATTCTTTCATCAAAGACGAAGAAAATCAATTAAAAAAACTACTCGGTTTAAGTGTAGAAATTAAACTTTCAAAAAAAGATACTGGAAAGATTATTATCTCCTTTTCAAGTCAAGAAGAATACGATAGAATTATTAACAGCCTGAAATAA
- the dnaA gene encoding chromosomal replication initiator protein DnaA, which translates to MKEKQFWNRILEFAQERLTRSMYDFYATPAELIKVEENTATIFLPRSEMEMVWEKQLKDIIVAAGFEIYDSEIKPHYIFTKPQSTESPQVNDTNSVSTYDYTPALPTIPYSETGLKEKYTFDNFIQGDGNVWAVSAALAVSEDLALTYNPLFIYGGPGLGKTHLLNAIGNEILKNIPDARVKYIPAESFINDFLEHLRLGEMEKFKKTYRSLDLLLIDDIQSLSGKKVATQEEFFNTFNALHDKQKQIVLTSDRSPKHLEGLEERLVTRFSWGLTQNITPPDFETRIAILQSKTEHLDYHFQSDTLEYLAGQFDSNVRELEGAINDITLIARVKKIKDITIDIAAEAIRARKQDARQILVIPIEKIQTEVGNFYGVSVKEMKGTRRVQNIVLARQVAMYLARELTDNSLPKIGKEFGGKDHTTVIHAHAKIKSLIDEDDNLRLEIEAIKKKIK; encoded by the coding sequence TTGAAAGAAAAGCAATTTTGGAATCGTATTTTAGAATTTGCTCAAGAAAGATTGACGCGATCTATGTATGATTTCTATGCTACACCTGCTGAACTCATCAAAGTAGAAGAAAACACAGCTACTATATTTCTACCGAGATCAGAGATGGAAATGGTGTGGGAAAAGCAATTAAAAGATATTATTGTTGCTGCTGGTTTTGAAATTTATGATTCTGAAATCAAACCTCACTATATTTTCACTAAACCTCAGAGTACAGAATCTCCTCAAGTAAATGATACGAATAGTGTCTCTACTTACGATTACACGCCTGCACTACCAACGATTCCCTATTCCGAAACAGGGTTAAAAGAAAAATATACCTTTGATAACTTTATTCAAGGTGATGGGAATGTTTGGGCGGTGTCAGCTGCACTAGCTGTATCTGAAGATTTAGCTCTGACCTATAATCCTCTTTTCATCTATGGAGGACCTGGTCTTGGAAAGACTCACTTGCTCAATGCGATTGGAAATGAGATTTTGAAAAATATTCCTGATGCGCGTGTCAAGTACATTCCTGCCGAAAGCTTTATCAATGACTTTCTTGAACACTTGCGACTTGGGGAAATGGAAAAGTTCAAAAAAACTTACCGTAGCCTTGATCTCTTATTGATCGATGATATCCAATCTCTCAGTGGCAAAAAAGTCGCGACCCAGGAAGAATTTTTCAATACCTTCAATGCTCTTCATGATAAGCAGAAACAGATTGTCCTAACCAGTGATCGAAGTCCTAAACACCTAGAAGGACTTGAAGAGAGACTTGTCACACGCTTTAGCTGGGGATTGACGCAAAATATCACTCCTCCTGACTTTGAGACACGTATCGCCATTCTTCAAAGTAAAACAGAGCACTTGGATTACCATTTCCAAAGTGATACTCTGGAATACTTGGCTGGCCAATTTGATTCAAATGTTCGAGAATTGGAAGGAGCAATCAACGATATCACCTTAATTGCCAGAGTGAAGAAGATTAAGGATATTACTATTGATATTGCTGCGGAAGCTATTAGAGCACGTAAGCAAGACGCCCGCCAGATACTTGTTATTCCAATTGAGAAAATCCAAACTGAAGTTGGTAATTTTTATGGAGTGAGTGTCAAAGAAATGAAGGGGACGAGACGAGTTCAAAACATCGTTTTAGCGCGTCAAGTTGCTATGTATCTAGCTAGAGAATTGACAGATAACAGTCTTCCAAAAATCGGAAAAGAATTTGGCGGAAAGGATCACACCACCGTTATTCATGCCCATGCTAAAATCAAATCATTGATTGACGAAGACGATAATTTACGTTTAGAAATAGAAGCAATCAAAAAGAAAATTAAGTAG
- the dnaN gene encoding DNA polymerase III subunit beta, with translation MIHFSINKNLFLQALNTTKRAISSKNAIPILSTIKIDVTNEGITLIGSNGQISIENFISQKNEDAGLLITSLGSILLEASFFINVVSSLPDVTLDFKEIEQKQIVLTSGKSEITLKGKDSEQYPRIQEISASTPLVLETKLLKKIINEIAFAASTQESRPILTGVHFVLSQHKELKTVATDSHRLSQKKLTLEKNGDDFDVVIPSRSLREFSAVFTDDIETVEIFFANNQILFRSENISFYTRLLEGNYPDTDRLIPTDFNTTITFDVVNLRQSMERARLLSSATQNGTVKLEIKGGVVSAHVHSPEVGKVNEEIDTEHVTGDDLTISFNPTYLIDSLKALNSEKVTISFISSVRPFTLVPADTDEDFMQLITPVRTN, from the coding sequence ATGATTCATTTTTCAATTAATAAAAATTTATTTCTACAAGCTTTAAATACTACAAAACGAGCAATAAGCTCTAAAAATGCTATTCCAATTTTATCAACAATCAAAATTGACGTTACAAATGAAGGAATTACTTTAATTGGATCAAACGGTCAAATTTCTATTGAGAATTTCATTTCTCAAAAGAATGAAGATGCTGGTCTCTTGATTACTTCTTTGGGTTCGATTCTTCTTGAAGCTTCTTTCTTTATCAATGTGGTATCTAGTCTTCCAGATGTAACGCTAGATTTTAAAGAGATTGAACAAAAACAAATTGTCTTAACAAGTGGCAAATCAGAAATTACTCTAAAAGGAAAAGATAGCGAACAGTACCCACGAATTCAAGAAATTTCAGCAAGCACACCTTTGGTTCTTGAAACCAAACTACTCAAGAAAATTATCAATGAAATAGCATTTGCTGCAAGTACGCAAGAAAGTCGTCCAATTTTGACTGGTGTCCATTTTGTTTTGAGCCAACACAAGGAACTAAAAACAGTTGCGACAGACTCTCATCGCCTTAGCCAGAAGAAATTGACTCTTGAAAAAAATGGTGATGATTTCGATGTGGTAATTCCTAGTCGTTCTCTACGCGAATTTTCAGCTGTATTTACAGATGATATTGAAACTGTAGAGATTTTCTTTGCAAATAATCAAATCCTCTTTAGAAGCGAAAATATTAGCTTCTACACTCGTCTACTAGAAGGTAATTATCCTGATACAGATCGCTTGATTCCAACAGACTTTAACACTACAATTACTTTTGATGTTGTTAATTTACGTCAATCTATGGAACGTGCACGTCTCTTATCAAGTGCGACTCAAAATGGTACTGTGAAGCTTGAAATTAAAGGTGGGGTTGTTAGCGCCCATGTTCACTCTCCAGAAGTTGGTAAAGTAAACGAAGAAATCGATACGGAGCATGTGACTGGTGATGATTTGACTATTAGTTTTAACCCAACTTACTTGATTGATTCCCTCAAGGCTTTAAATAGCGAGAAGGTGACCATTAGCTTTATCTCATCAGTTCGTCCATTTACTCTTGTGCCAGCAGATACTGACGAAGATTTCATGCAGCTTATCACACCAGTTCGAACAAATTAA
- a CDS encoding DUF951 domain-containing protein: protein MYQVGNFVEMKKPHACTIKSTGKKANRWEITRVGADIKIKCSNCDHLVMMSRYDFERKMNKIID, encoded by the coding sequence ATGTATCAAGTTGGAAATTTTGTTGAGATGAAAAAACCACACGCTTGTACCATCAAGTCAACAGGCAAAAAGGCTAATCGTTGGGAAATTACACGTGTAGGGGCAGATATCAAAATAAAGTGTAGCAATTGTGACCACCTTGTCATGATGAGTCGCTATGATTTTGAACGAAAAATGAATAAGATTATTGACTAA
- the ychF gene encoding redox-regulated ATPase YchF, translating into MALTAGIVGLPNVGKSTLFNAITKAGAEAANYPFATIDPNVGMVEVPDERLQKLTEMITPKKTVPTTFEFTDIAGIVKGASKGEGLGNKFLANIREVDAIVHVVRAFDDENVMREQGREDAFVDPLADIDTINLELILADLESVNKRYARVEKMARTQKDKESVAEFNILQKIKPVLEDGKSARTIEFTDEEQKVVKGLFLLTTKPVLYVANVDEDVVSDPDSIDYVKQIREFAATENAEVVVISARAEEEISELDDEDKQEFLEALGLTESGVDKLTRAAYHLLGLGTYFTAGEKEVRAWTFKRGMKAPQAAGIIHSDFEKGFIRAVTMSYEDLVKYGSEKDVKEAGRLREEGKEYIVQDGDIMEFRFNV; encoded by the coding sequence ATGGCTTTAACAGCAGGCATCGTTGGTTTGCCAAACGTTGGTAAATCAACCCTTTTTAATGCAATTACAAAAGCAGGAGCAGAGGCGGCAAACTACCCATTTGCGACTATTGATCCAAACGTTGGGATGGTGGAAGTTCCAGATGAACGCCTACAAAAACTAACAGAAATGATTACACCTAAAAAGACAGTCCCAACAACCTTTGAATTTACAGATATTGCAGGGATTGTAAAAGGAGCATCAAAAGGAGAAGGTCTAGGTAATAAATTCTTGGCCAATATTCGTGAAGTAGACGCGATTGTTCATGTAGTTCGTGCTTTTGATGATGAAAATGTTATGCGTGAGCAAGGACGTGAAGACGCCTTTGTGGATCCACTTGCAGATATTGATACCATTAACCTGGAGTTGATTCTTGCTGATTTAGAATCAGTCAATAAGCGCTATGCGCGTGTAGAAAAGATGGCACGTACGCAAAAAGATAAAGAATCAGTAGCAGAGTTTAACATTCTTCAAAAAATTAAACCAGTTCTTGAAGATGGAAAATCAGCTCGTACCATTGAATTCACAGATGAGGAACAAAAAGTTGTTAAGGGTCTTTTCCTTTTGACTACTAAACCAGTTCTTTATGTTGCTAATGTGGATGAAGATGTAGTTTCAGATCCAGATTCTATCGACTATGTGAAGCAAATTCGAGAATTTGCAGCGACAGAAAATGCTGAGGTGGTAGTTATTTCTGCGCGTGCTGAGGAAGAAATTTCTGAGTTAGACGATGAGGATAAGCAAGAGTTTCTTGAAGCACTTGGTTTGACTGAATCAGGCGTTGACAAGTTGACTCGTGCAGCTTATCACTTGCTTGGGCTTGGAACTTACTTCACAGCTGGTGAAAAAGAAGTCCGTGCTTGGACCTTTAAGCGAGGGATGAAAGCTCCTCAAGCAGCTGGTATTATCCACTCAGACTTTGAAAAAGGGTTTATTCGTGCAGTAACAATGTCATATGAGGATCTAGTGAAATATGGATCTGAAAAGGATGTAAAAGAAGCTGGGCGTTTGCGTGAAGAAGGAAAAGAATATATCGTTCAAGATGGCGATATCATGGAATTCCGCTTTAATGTTTAA
- the pth gene encoding aminoacyl-tRNA hydrolase, which yields MTKLLVGLGNPGDKYFETKHNVGFMLIDQLAKKQNVTFTHDKIFQADLASFFFNGEKIYLVKPTTFMNESGKAVHALLTYYGLNIEDLLVIYDDLDMEVGKIRLRAKGSAGGHNGIKSIIQHIGTQVFNRIKIGIGRPKKGMSVVHHVLSKFEQDDYVGILQSIDKVDDAVNYYLQEKNFEKTMQRYNG from the coding sequence ATGACTAAATTACTTGTTGGATTAGGAAATCCAGGGGATAAATATTTTGAAACCAAGCACAACGTTGGATTTATGTTGATTGACCAACTAGCTAAAAAACAAAATGTCACCTTTACACATGACAAGATATTTCAAGCTGATCTAGCATCTTTTTTCTTCAATGGAGAAAAAATTTATCTGGTCAAACCAACAACATTTATGAATGAAAGTGGAAAAGCGGTTCATGCTTTATTGACTTACTATGGTTTGAATATTGAAGATTTACTCGTTATTTACGACGACCTTGACATGGAAGTCGGGAAAATTCGTTTAAGAGCAAAGGGCTCAGCAGGTGGGCATAATGGTATCAAGTCTATTATTCAACATATAGGGACTCAGGTATTTAACCGTATTAAAATAGGTATTGGAAGACCTAAAAAAGGCATGTCGGTTGTTCATCATGTTTTAAGTAAGTTTGAACAGGATGACTATGTGGGTATTTTACAGTCTATTGACAAGGTTGACGATGCTGTAAACTACTATTTACAAGAGAAAAACTTTGAGAAAACAATGCAGAGGTATAATGGATAA
- the mfd gene encoding transcription-repair coupling factor, producing MVTLLDLFSENNQIEKWHQNLIDKKRQLILGLSTSTKALAIASSLEKENKVVLLTSTYGEAERIISDLLSLLGEEFVYPFLVDDSPMVEFLMSSQEKIISRVEALRFLSDPSKKGILVCNIAASRLILPSPTRFKESTIKIAVGEEYDQHELLHRLKEIGYRKVTQVQTQGEFSIRGDILDIFEMSQLEPFRIEFFGDEVDGIRTFEVETQLSKENQTNLTIFPASDILLREKDYQRGQSALEKQISKTLSPILKSYLEEILSSFHQKQVHSDSRKFLSLCYDKTWTVFDYIEKDTPVFFDDYQKLMNQYESFERELAQYFTEDLQNGKSFSGMQYFADTEQTYKKQSPVTFFSNLQKGLGNLKFDHIYQFNQYPMQEFFNQFSFLKGEIERYKKMDYTIILQSSNSMGSKTLEDVLEEYQIKLDSRDKSSICKESVNLIEGNLRHGFHFVDEKILLITEHEIFQKKLKRRFRRQHASNAERLKDYNELEKGDYVVHHIHGIGQYLGIETIEIQGIHRDYVSVQYQNGDQISIPVEQIQLLSKYVSSDGKAPKLNKLNDGHFKKAKQKVKNQVEDIADDLIKLYSVRSQLKGFAFSADDDEQHDFDDAFPYVETDDQLRSIEEIKRDMQDSHPMDRLLVGDVGFGKTEVAMRAAFKAVNDHKQVVVLVPTTVLAQQHYTNFKERFQNFAVNIDVLSRFRSKKEQAETLEKLKNGQVDILIGTHRVLSKDVVFSDLGLMIIDEEQRFGVKHKETLKELKKQVDVLTLTATPIPRTLHMSMLGIRDLSVIETPPTNRYPVQTYVLEKNDSVIRDAVLREMERGGQIYYLYNKVDTIDQKVSELQELIPEASIGYVHGQMSEIQLENTLLDFIEGQYDILVTTTIIETGVDIPNANTLFIENADHMGLSTLYQLRGRVGRSNRIAYAYLMYRPEKSISEVSEKRLEAIKGFTELGSGFKIAMRDLSIRGAGNLLGKSQSGFIDSVGFELYSQLLEEAIAKRNGNGNKRIKGNAELILQIDAYLPDTYISDQRHKIEIYKKIRQIDNRVNYEELQEELMDRFGEYPDVVAYLLEIGLVKSYFDKVFVERVERKENKITVQFEKVTQRLFLAQDYFKALSATNLKAAIAENKGLMEVVFDVRNKKDYEILEGLLIFGESLLEIKESKEANLI from the coding sequence ATGGTGACTTTATTAGATTTATTCTCAGAAAATAATCAGATAGAAAAATGGCATCAAAATCTGATAGATAAGAAAAGACAACTAATACTTGGTTTATCAACGTCTACTAAGGCTCTTGCAATTGCAAGCAGCCTAGAAAAAGAAAATAAGGTTGTGTTACTGACCTCGACTTATGGAGAAGCAGAACGAATTATCAGTGATCTTCTTTCTCTCTTAGGAGAGGAATTTGTCTATCCATTTTTAGTAGATGACTCTCCTATGGTAGAGTTTTTGATGTCTTCGCAAGAAAAAATCATTTCGCGGGTTGAAGCCTTGCGTTTTTTGAGTGATCCGTCTAAGAAAGGGATTTTAGTTTGTAATATCGCAGCGAGTAGGTTAATTTTACCCTCTCCGACTAGATTTAAAGAAAGTACTATAAAAATTGCAGTTGGCGAAGAATATGACCAACACGAGCTACTTCACCGGTTAAAGGAAATTGGATATCGAAAAGTTACTCAAGTACAGACACAAGGTGAGTTTAGTATTCGAGGAGATATTTTAGATATTTTTGAGATGTCTCAGTTAGAACCTTTCCGAATCGAGTTTTTTGGCGATGAAGTAGATGGTATTCGTACTTTTGAAGTCGAAACACAATTATCGAAAGAAAATCAGACAAACCTCACTATCTTTCCAGCTAGCGACATACTTTTGAGAGAAAAAGATTATCAACGAGGACAGTCAGCTTTAGAAAAGCAAATTTCAAAGACTCTATCACCAATTTTAAAATCATATTTGGAAGAGATTTTGTCAAGTTTTCATCAAAAACAAGTACATTCAGATAGTCGAAAGTTTTTGTCCTTATGTTACGATAAAACATGGACTGTATTTGATTATATTGAAAAAGATACACCAGTATTCTTTGATGACTATCAAAAATTGATGAATCAGTATGAATCCTTTGAAAGAGAATTAGCACAATACTTTACAGAAGATTTACAGAATGGTAAATCATTTTCTGGGATGCAGTATTTTGCAGATACAGAGCAAACCTATAAAAAACAAAGTCCAGTTACCTTTTTCTCCAATCTGCAAAAGGGCTTAGGAAATCTTAAGTTTGATCACATTTATCAATTTAATCAATACCCCATGCAAGAGTTTTTCAATCAATTTTCATTTTTAAAAGGAGAAATTGAGCGATACAAAAAAATGGACTACACTATTATTTTGCAGTCTAGCAATTCAATGGGAAGTAAGACGTTGGAGGATGTTTTAGAGGAATATCAGATCAAATTGGATTCCAGAGATAAGTCAAGTATCTGTAAAGAATCTGTAAACTTGATTGAGGGTAATCTAAGACATGGTTTTCATTTTGTAGATGAAAAAATTCTCTTGATTACTGAACATGAGATTTTTCAAAAGAAATTAAAACGTCGGTTTAGAAGACAACATGCTTCAAATGCAGAGCGATTAAAAGATTATAATGAACTTGAAAAAGGGGACTACGTTGTTCACCATATCCATGGAATTGGTCAATATTTAGGAATCGAAACAATTGAAATCCAAGGTATTCACCGTGATTATGTCAGTGTACAGTATCAAAATGGTGACCAAATCTCCATCCCAGTAGAGCAGATTCAGTTACTGTCTAAATATGTTTCAAGTGATGGGAAAGCGCCAAAACTTAATAAATTAAATGATGGTCATTTCAAAAAGGCCAAGCAAAAAGTTAAGAACCAAGTAGAGGATATAGCTGACGATTTAATCAAGCTTTATTCTGTGCGTAGTCAGTTGAAGGGGTTTGCTTTCTCAGCTGATGATGATGAGCAACATGATTTTGATGATGCTTTCCCTTACGTTGAAACGGATGATCAACTTCGTAGTATTGAGGAAATCAAGAGAGATATGCAGGATTCTCACCCCATGGATCGACTTTTGGTTGGAGATGTTGGTTTTGGGAAGACTGAAGTAGCAATGCGTGCTGCTTTTAAGGCAGTCAATGATCACAAACAGGTGGTCGTTCTAGTTCCAACGACGGTTTTAGCGCAACAGCACTATACGAATTTTAAGGAACGATTCCAAAATTTTGCTGTTAATATTGATGTGTTGAGTCGCTTTAGAAGTAAAAAAGAGCAGGCAGAAACACTTGAAAAACTAAAGAATGGTCAAGTCGATATTTTGATTGGAACGCATCGTGTTTTGTCAAAAGATGTTGTGTTTTCAGATTTGGGATTGATGATTATTGATGAGGAACAACGATTCGGTGTTAAGCATAAGGAAACTTTGAAAGAACTGAAAAAACAAGTAGATGTTCTAACCTTGACAGCAACGCCAATCCCTCGTACTCTCCACATGTCTATGCTGGGAATCCGAGATTTGTCTGTTATTGAAACTCCTCCAACCAATCGCTATCCTGTTCAAACCTATGTATTAGAGAAGAATGATAGTGTCATTCGTGATGCTGTCTTGCGTGAAATGGAGCGTGGAGGTCAAATTTACTATCTTTACAATAAGGTTGACACGATTGACCAGAAGGTTTCGGAATTACAGGAGTTGATTCCAGAGGCTTCGATTGGGTATGTTCATGGACAAATGAGTGAAATTCAGTTGGAAAATACTCTACTTGATTTCATTGAAGGTCAGTATGATATTTTGGTGACGACTACTATTATTGAGACAGGGGTAGATATTCCAAATGCCAATACCTTATTTATTGAAAATGCAGACCATATGGGTTTGTCAACCTTGTATCAATTAAGAGGAAGAGTCGGTCGTAGTAATCGTATTGCTTATGCCTATCTCATGTATCGTCCAGAAAAATCAATCAGTGAAGTCTCTGAAAAGAGATTAGAAGCGATTAAGGGATTTACAGAATTAGGCTCAGGATTTAAGATTGCGATGCGAGATCTTTCGATTCGTGGAGCAGGAAATCTCCTAGGAAAATCGCAGTCTGGTTTCATTGATTCTGTTGGTTTTGAATTGTATTCACAGTTATTAGAGGAAGCTATTGCTAAACGGAACGGTAATGGGAATAAAAGAATCAAAGGAAATGCTGAGTTGATTTTACAAATTGATGCTTATCTTCCTGATACTTATATTTCTGACCAACGACATAAGATTGAAATTTACAAGAAAATTCGTCAAATTGACAATCGTGTCAACTATGAAGAACTACAAGAAGAGTTGATGGACCGCTTTGGAGAATACCCAGACGTAGTAGCATACCTTTTAGAGATTGGTTTGGTCAAGTCATATTTTGACAAGGTATTTGTAGAACGTGTGGAAAGAAAAGAAAATAAGATTACAGTTCAATTTGAAAAAGTCACTCAACGACTATTCTTGGCTCAAGATTATTTTAAAGCCTTATCCGCAACGAACTTAAAAGCAGCCATAGCTGAGAATAAGGGATTAATGGAAGTTGTATTCGATGTCCGAAACAAGAAGGATTATGAAATTTTAGAAGGTTTGCTGATTTTTGGAGAAAGTTTATTAGAGATAAAAGAATCAAAGGAAGCAAATCTCATTTAA
- a CDS encoding RNA-binding S4 domain-containing protein, which translates to MRLDKYLKVSRIIKRRTVAKEVADKGRIKVNGILAKSSTDLKVDDQVEIRFGNKLLLVKVLEMKDSTKKEDAAGMYEILSETRVEENV; encoded by the coding sequence ATGAGATTAGACAAGTATTTAAAAGTATCACGAATTATTAAGCGCCGCACAGTCGCAAAAGAAGTAGCAGATAAAGGTAGAATCAAGGTGAACGGAATCTTGGCCAAAAGTTCAACGGATTTGAAAGTTGATGACCAAGTTGAAATTCGCTTTGGAAATAAGTTGTTGCTTGTTAAAGTACTAGAAATGAAAGATAGTACAAAAAAAGAAGACGCAGCAGGCATGTATGAAATTCTCAGTGAAACACGGGTAGAAGAAAATGTCTAA
- a CDS encoding septum formation initiator family protein yields MSKNIVQMNNSFIQNEHQRRRYLMKERQKRNRFMGWVLILMILLFILPTYNLAQSYDQLLQRRQQLTELKEQYQNLSDEKDKESAFAAKLKDEDYVAKYARAKYYYSKKREAIYTIPDLLPR; encoded by the coding sequence ATGTCTAAAAATATTGTACAGATGAATAATTCTTTTATTCAAAATGAACATCAACGTCGTCGTTACCTGATGAAGGAGAGACAAAAACGAAATCGTTTTATGGGTTGGGTCCTTATTTTGATGATCTTGTTGTTTATTTTACCAACTTATAACTTGGCTCAAAGCTATGATCAGTTACTGCAACGCCGTCAGCAATTGACAGAGTTGAAAGAGCAGTACCAAAATCTTAGTGACGAAAAGGATAAGGAATCTGCTTTTGCTGCAAAGTTGAAAGATGAAGACTATGTAGCAAAATATGCACGCGCCAAGTACTATTACTCAAAGAAACGAGAAGCAATTTACACAATTCCTGATTTGCTTCCGAGGTAA
- a CDS encoding SP_0009 family protein — protein sequence MENLLEVVEQFLSLSDEKLEELAAKNHLLRLQEEREEKNA from the coding sequence ATGGAAAATTTATTGGAAGTTGTTGAGCAATTTCTAAGTTTATCAGATGAAAAATTAGAGGAATTGGCAGCTAAAAACCATTTATTACGATTACAAGAAGAAAGGGAAGAGAAGAATGCGTAA